The genomic stretch AAGGCCATGCAACTGCTCCTCGAGACTATCCAGCTCCACCCTTTTTCTCTGGCGGTACCTGCATTAAGGAAAACAAAGATTAAATGCATATCTTTACCTGTGAAATCAAGCCGACGGTTACATCTTTTAAATCAAGCAGAAACTAAAAGTTTACCTGTGAGCGGCAGTTTTGTTCTGatccctcttcttctgtttgcgCTTCCCACCTTCAGCTGGGATGAGGTCCTCTTCGTAATTCAAATCACAGTGGTCTTCCTTCAGCCTGCATGCTTGTCTGTGCCCTGAAGGCTCCAAGTTCAGACTCTCCCTCGCCATTAAAAGACACTCTGGGCCCTGATCCTCCAGGAAATTACAGTGCAAATCATGTTGCCCTATCTGTAGACTCTCTGATTTCACCTGTTCGTTGATGTTGCTGAAGAAGCTATGATAGGCCTCAGACTGTGCTGTTGCTGGAAGATAACAACCTTCGCCGCTCTCTGTTTTCCACGAAACTGAGGCTTTTGTCATCTCCACTGTTTTGATACTATTGAGCACCTCGTTGCTACCGGTGCCTCCGCTGACCTCCCTCATGCTATACATCAGCAGATCCTCTTTCTTGTGTGGGACGTTAAGTGATCCACCAAAGCCAAATCCACCACCAACAACCTTCGCACCACCTATGACATCTTGACTGAAACAGCAATTTTTGTCGTCTTTCGGTAGAACGGCACATCTTCTGACCTCGACTGCACTACCCAGACAGTAGCTTTTCCCTACCAGCTGCTGGTCCTCGACACAGTCATAGTTACCTGGAAGGGTCGCCGCTGCGTTACCTGAGTTACTTCCTTTGGAACTCAACAAACTGTTATCATAGCCTTCACCGAACCTCACACCGTCGGGAACTCGTTTCCTAACACACCCACTGGGGCGACTGCAGCTGTACGGGGCGTGTCTTGGAATTTTGGATCGCCCAATGGGCCCGCCACAGATACTCAGCAGGTCCAGTTCTCCGGTTGCCAGGGTAACAAGGAGTGGGCTGGATTCCGATTGGTTGGATGTGGAGTATGATGCGTATGGCAGCTGACTGAACGGCTGGGGACCCGGCGGCACTGGACCCCTGTCGCATTTTCCGAGCCTTGGCCCTTTCTCTGGCAGTggctcagacaggaagtagtccTCTAGTTGGGCAAGTTCCTCTTGCAGCAGAGAGGTCATGACCTCCAAATCGGAGGGCACATGGATATCATTCTGAAGGGGCGAAGGGGGAAGGGAGGCATtggtggaggagggtggggaAGGAGGGTTTGGGAGGTACGAGGAGAA from Cyclopterus lumpus isolate fCycLum1 chromosome 14, fCycLum1.pri, whole genome shotgun sequence encodes the following:
- the atf5a gene encoding uncharacterized protein atf5a; this translates as MMATSAPVWKTLHVYPADPLAPSHPQANHSQSQGCRGEVSEESQHLIGDGLTDWMTEEVDFSSYLPNPPSPPSSTNASLPPSPLQNDIHVPSDLEVMTSLLQEELAQLEDYFLSEPLPEKGPRLGKCDRGPVPPGPQPFSQLPYASYSTSNQSESSPLLVTLATGELDLLSICGGPIGRSKIPRHAPYSCSRPSGCVRKRVPDGVRFGEGYDNSLLSSKGSNSGNAAATLPGNYDCVEDQQLVGKSYCLGSAVEVRRCAVLPKDDKNCCFSQDVIGGAKVVGGGFGFGGSLNVPHKKEDLLMYSMREVSGGTGSNEVLNSIKTVEMTKASVSWKTESGEGCYLPATAQSEAYHSFFSNINEQVKSESLQIGQHDLHCNFLEDQGPECLLMARESLNLEPSGHRQACRLKEDHCDLNYEEDLIPAEGGKRKQKKRDQNKTAAHRYRQRKRVELDSLEEQLHGLEGKNRELRDKAESVEREIQYVKDLLIEVYKARSQRLKQDTTA